CGCGTTTCACCAGCCGGTCGATGATCCGGACCTTCTCCCGGCCGTCGGCGAAGGTAACGTGCCGTTCGATCGGCACCGGCCGCTCCTCGAACTCGATCAGTGTCGCCCGAAGCCGGCGGGCCAGTTCCTCCGGGTTCCCGACGGTCGCCGAGAGGAACACCCACTGGGCCGGCGACTCGTTTTCCGTCTCGGCGTAGTACCGGAGCCGCGAGATGAGCCCGTCGAGCCGGTGGCCCCGCTCGGGCTCTTTTAACGTGTGGATCTCGTCGATTACGACGGTACCGACCTCGCCGAGGTCCTTGCCGGTCCGGAGGGCGTGGTCGACCCCCTCGTAGGTTCCCACGATCACGTCGGCGTCGGGATCGAACCGGGTGCCGTCGTCGTTGATCCGCGAGGCGCCCACGCGGATGGTGACGTCGACGAGGTCGCCGTACCGTTCCTCGAAGTCCTCGTGTTTCTGGTTCGCGAGCGCGACAAGCGGCACCAGAAACAGCAGTTTTCCCTCCCCCTTCAGCGCCCGGTCGATCCCCGCCATCTCGCCCACCAGCGTCTTCCCGGTCGCGGTCGCGCTGACGACCAACTGGTCGCGCCCCTCGAGGAGGCCGTTTCGAACCGACAGCGATTGGACGGGAAGCAGCGTCTCGAACCGCTCTTCGGTGCGCGCTTTCAACTCCGGATGGACGTCGATGTCGGCGGTTCGGACGGGATTGACGTCGTCGACCGTCGCCGACACTTCGTCGAACTTGGTGAGGTCCGGATCCAGCCCGCCTTGGACGAGATTCGTGATGCGCTGGAGGTCACGCGTCTCGAGCAACAGCTCCTCGAGCCGGTCTTTTGCGGCCGCCGTGAATTCCCCCTTATAAGCGAGCTCACGCTCCAGCTGTTCGCGTGCGCAGTCCGGACAGACCTCCTCGTGTTCGGTCGCGATCGCGGTGTCGGAGGTAATCGGCCGGTAGTGGCCGTCGTTTGCACACCGGCGGCAGGTCCGGACGACCTGCGCTTCGAGCTGATACCCCGAGAGCAGGTCCTGCAGTTCGGCCCGTCCCGATCTCGAGGTCTGTTCGGAGATGCGGATCCGCTCGGCCCGACGGGCGAGTTCGACGAACTCCTCGGGCGACCGGGGTTCGCGCTGCTCGCCGCGAACGATCAGAAACTTCCCGGGTCTGGGCCCTGCCGACGTCTCCTTCGTCTCCAGTACGCCACGGAAGCGTCGCTTCCCGTCGCGTCGGACGACGACGGTGTACTCGTCGCCCGACTCGTGCAAGAACAGCGTTTCGACGTCGAGGGCCTG
The Halalkaliarchaeum desulfuricum DNA segment above includes these coding regions:
- a CDS encoding DEAD/DEAH box helicase, with amino-acid sequence MSKQALDVETLFLHESGDEYTVVVRRDGKRRFRGVLETKETSAGPRPGKFLIVRGEQREPRSPEEFVELARRAERIRISEQTSRSGRAELQDLLSGYQLEAQVVRTCRRCANDGHYRPITSDTAIATEHEEVCPDCAREQLERELAYKGEFTAAAKDRLEELLLETRDLQRITNLVQGGLDPDLTKFDEVSATVDDVNPVRTADIDVHPELKARTEERFETLLPVQSLSVRNGLLEGRDQLVVSATATGKTLVGEMAGIDRALKGEGKLLFLVPLVALANQKHEDFEERYGDLVDVTIRVGASRINDDGTRFDPDADVIVGTYEGVDHALRTGKDLGEVGTVVIDEIHTLKEPERGHRLDGLISRLRYYAETENESPAQWVFLSATVGNPEELARRLRATLIEFEERPVPIERHVTFADGREKVRIIDRLVKREFDTKSSKGYRGQTIVFTNSRRRCHEISRKLQYSSAPYHAGLDYRQRKRVEGQFGDQELAAVVTTAALAAGVDFPASQVVFDSLAMGIEWLSVQEFEQMLGRAGRPDYHDRGKVYLLVEPDCAYHNSMEGTEDEVAFKLLKGEMEDVITQYDERAAVEETLANVTVAGKRAKRLNDRMVGEVPTKHAIGKLLEWEFIDGFAPTPLGRAVTRHFLAPDQAFRILDGIRAGTDPFDLVADLELAENEL